The DNA window TGCTGTCCATTGCATTAGAGGCAATAGCCAGCCTTAATTGGTTGATCAATAGCTTCTTCTCTTGATGATTTTCCTTCTGCTTTTAATTCTAACAGATCCTCTACGCTTGTTCTCAACTTTctgcttttttgctttttgtatTTCACCCTTGTGTAAACCTTCATCAAAAAGTTCATCGCCTtccaatttctttctcttcagtAGTTTCACAAGCCCTTCGAGTGCAGTATCAGAATCTTCACTTGTCATTAGCTCCTCTGCCACTTGCGCAGGAGTGACCTCTGTGTTTTCTATCAGGTCTTCAATTTCTCCAAACAGTCTATGATAACCATTAACGCCCAAGTAATTGGAGGCCAGCACCCTAAACCCATGAGGCGTGCAGTAGGACATGTGAATGTGCATGTCCATGCGTCCCGGACGCAACAGAGCAGGGTCTAGCCTGTCTTTATGGTTGGTAGTAAATATGATGATTCTTTCATCCCCACAACTTGACCATAATCCATCAATGAAGTTCAGTAAGCCAGACAGTGTCAACTgtatcaaacaaaaataattagaacGACTAATGTTATCAACTAGTTAACTACACGTCGTAATATTGACGATTATCAGAGTTAATTTGATGAACTGCACATGTCAATGTGGTATAGGGATCAAAAGATTTGGCTTCTAAGAAGCAGTTCAGGACATGATAggatattttttgggttttagtgATTTGTGGTGATGGCCTTGAAAAATGACTGGAGTCCTCTCACTCGTGCTGGCAGAACCTTTCAGTGCAGGGTCTACTTTTTAGCAAAGAATCTCGTAGGGAGTAACTCTATGGTTATACAAAGGTTTCTCATTTTCGAAAGCTTTTTTTACTACTAGACCAATGCTGCCAGacataataattgttttttacaaggCTCAAAACTGGTGCAAGTATCCTTGTGACACGAGAGGAGAGAACCTTAAGCCAATTACAGACACGATTGCAGCCTATAGCCTTACAATTACGATATGGAGATCCATCTTTTTTCTGCAAGTTCTGGCATGGTGACCAACCAAAATGCTTTTTAAAGGTACATGTTTGGACGCATTACATGAATAATGCAATAATGCAGAGACTTGACCAGAAAAGGTGATATCATATGGTGAGTTCTCGAAAAACACGAAGACCTTTCTACATCTTCCATTAAAGCATCACAAGGACTTTCCACGTCCACTGATAATCAAAAGAGAGTTTTCCATATGACAAAGTGGCTCTACCAAGATTTTTGATAGCGGTGGTTTTGAAAAAGGAGATGAGGGACCCATGGTGATCATGTGGATACATTTCACCTGGCACATATTACAATTTATCCCTACCAACATCTGGACACTCTTTTTTGCCACCAGAAGCATGTGAGGGAAACCTTtggactttctttttttaatacaaatcgAATTTTCGGCAGTAAAAATATGCTAATTGTAACATCTTCTTAGTTTTTAGTGTGTGAGTTGATGGTGGAAGGATGATCAACTGATGTTTGGGTAATTGAGGTGGTAGTACCAATAGTGCCTGTAATATTTGGGCAGTGGTGGGCTTGTTGGCTtgataggataaaaaaagaagagcatTACAAGTATCTTACTCGATAAAAGATaaggcaagaaagaaagaatgataTGTACCTCACCTTTGgggaaaaccaaataaaaaacaaaatttacagCAGGAAAAAATACCTGCACATCATGTTGTTTTCGACCATCTCCATCTCCACGAACCTGTCTTCGATCAGGCAAATCCACGCTACAATCAATATCTTCAATCACAAGTATTGATCTATTCCCAGTTGCCAGCAACAATTTTCTCAGATCAGAATCCCGCATTATATTTGCAAGCTGCAAATCATACACATCAAACCTCAAGTAATTAGCCATGGCAGCAACCAAGCTTGATTTGCCAGTCCCTGGTGGCCCATACAACAAGTACCCACGTTTCCAAGCCCTCCCAACTCTCTTATAGAACTCTTTCCTCCTAACAAATCTATTCAAATCCTCTATGACAATATTTTTCAGGTCTGGCTCCATAGCCAAAGTCTCAAATGTTGCTGGATGTTCAAGATTTACAGACTCCCACTTGATTTCTCCATAGGCACGTGAACTTTGAAGTGTGTGCATCTTCAAAACCCTCACCTTCTCTTTTGCTTCTTTTGCCTTTTCAATAATATAAGGCATGTAAGATCCTAATATTTTCTCCTTATGATTCTTGTGGAAACTTAACTCGAACCATCGTTTCTCGGCTACGACAGGAAAGGGATTGCTGGGGTCTTTCTTTTCAGGTTTTACAAATACCAATCTCCACAGAAGCTCAATCCCTTCATAATGATCAACGACTGTCTCACCCTTCTCAAGATTGATTGTTAAATTCTTCTCTTTTGGGGTTTTGCTAATTTTGAGCCTTTTTGTTGTGGGACTAACCTTAGTACTTAAGTAAGTCTCTGAAGCATCATAGACTTGGTTTCGAGAAATTCCTGTGGACTCCTCAATGACTAAGGTAAGAATAGGAGATGGAGGCTTAAAGAAGTAACGAAGAGTTGATAAAAGGTAATCTCTGATTTGTTGGGGTATTAAATGGCCAAATTGATTGGCCATGGATTGAGCCATCATTATTGAACCAGCCATGGAGGCGTAGGCAGCCAACAATGATGACGGAGAAGTAAGTTCTTTGCTAGAAAACATGGTTGCAAACTTGGAACAGAGAAAGCGGAGTGAACACACGAAGTTAAATGAGAGATACATGCTTCATTCTTGGAAAAGAAACCCTTATTTATACTCTAATATCCAAATAAAATTAGTCATCAAGGAGATTCAAGAGTAGCTAACTTTTCAAATACAAAGTTGATGACTTTGGACCATGTGTAACATTGAGGATATATGTTTAtgtagtaaataaataaataagattatttttgttttagaaaaaataatggttGTGCCAAACAAGCTTTTTAAcgaaaataaatatcttttgatCCAATTATTAGGttatgtttaaatttttcaaagcattatATGGATCATGTTCCTTCAAtgatttagtttgatttaacCATGTAAGATAATTTTCAATAagatgctattttattttatatataatttttctagatattttttttcttgttattttagggtttttttccctttttgacATAGATTAATTTAATACCTATTTTAAATAGTTATATGTTATTTTCAGAGTAATTTTTATCTAATCATTATTCAGACTTTTAATCTCTTTATATGAACATATTAATAACATTTGGGATTCTCTCTAGCACTTCTTGTTTTTCTgtcttcatgatttttcttttaattctagtTATTTAGTGTAGACAGTATAAATTAGTATTAGAGCCCAACTTTCCTATTGATTTTTCTATTGCACTATGAAATTTTAATGGCCAAAGGTCGTGGAGTAGAGCGTGGTTATGAGGGAGGGGCATGATTTCTAGATATGGAGGTTTTCATATAAGAGCGCAACAATAGTGAACTAATAATTGAGGATTTGCAAAGGCAGGTTATATAGTTGACTCATCGTTTGACAAATCAAAATATGAAGGATACAAAGATGGATGATCACGACTCCATATCTAGTTTTGAGAAACCATATCATGAGTATAATCAAATAAGGCAATCTTATGGTCATGATGATTACCATGGAGACTTGGGTTTTTGAGTGGAACTCCTTGAGTTTGCAGATACCTTGCAAGCCCAGGGATTTATCGGTTAGCTTCATGAAATATAACAAATCTTTGAGTACAAAAAGATTTTGTAAAGGATGAAGGTTGATGCAGCCAAACTTGTATAAACTAAAAGTTATGAGCATTTAAGTAAGGATcttacataattaaataaggATCTAACCCAAATAGATTATGTGGATGACTTAACGAATATTTTTATAGACTAGTAGGATGAGTCTAAGATGAAAAGGAGGTTTGGTCACGTTAGACTAGGTAAACAACTTAAGATTGCAATAACAGAATATCCGATTGCTAAAATATCAAGCTTAAATTCtttcaaatgattttatatGTAGTTTTTCTACGGGACTGTTGGATCTTTTTGGATTAGGAATTAGGCTCAGATGTTTCTGTTTGAGccaattttgtaatttttcctatttttttattgtttaattcaaatttttgttttaatttccttctttcttttggaTTTCTAGTTGTTTTATTGTAAAGGTAGGATTTTATGGTCTATTTATAGGTCTTTCAAACCTCTAAAAAGGCGGATttcattagttttattttagagaaaaaaattacaaatttaaggTTTACATCTATAACCCTTTTTGCTATTaaaaatgtaatgtttttttttgtgttgttgccCTTATAGCTTTCGTTTGTATGAAAAGTGAAGTTGATTGCTGTTATATTGAAGGGTTAAACCTCTATATGGTGAgggtagttaaataaaaattatgaaaggtAAGGCAAGCTTGATATATGTGACcgaaagaagatgaagaagaaggacCAGTTCTTTTCTTTCGAGAATATTCAGACCTTGTACTCAACTCCATATTTTAAGACAAGAGACAAGATTTGCTAACAATTAAACTGAGGAATTTTAACAAGTAGTGGCAAAAATGATACGTTAAAGACTAAAGAGTAGTTGATGGTGTTATACTTTGATGGTTATAACAGTCTCAAGATTCATGTTTTGTGTCTTCAGTCATTATGGATCAATGTTGGAGGTTATTGACAATTATTAACTATGGAGAAAAGATAGGTTATAGGCACTGCTAGTGTCATATCAGAAGGCCATAATACCTAAAGAGCACGCCCCAATGACCAATAATCAATTGGTCAACCTAAAACCTACTCATCAACAAACCTTGGGAAAAATTTCTAGGCttgcattttttgttttaggtgTGGAGAGCTTGGGAATCATGCTAATAAGTGTTGAAAGCTTGCAAGTCATACAAGCAAGAATTTGTTAATAGAAGATGAGCCCAAGGATGAAAAGAGCGAAGCAACTGAAGATCCTATTAATGATAATGATGGTGatgaaaaaattttatatggTAATGGTAGGGCGACTTTAGTTATCCAAAAGAGTCTGCTAACCTAATGATGATTTAAGTGATGATTGGTTATAGATTAACATATCCCACATGACATGCAAGATAAAGAAGACGATGTGTAATCTAGTAATTGATAATGATAGATGTGAGAATATGGTATCTATAGAGACTATTCAAAAGTTAGAGCTTAAAATGTATAGCCATTATAAGCCCTATAAATTGACCTAGTTAACGAGAAGAAGTGAGGTAATGATAGAAAAATgatgtttggtttttatttttcataggcAAAAGTATTTTGGTAATATATGGTGTGATGCATTGTTTATGGATGTATGTCATGTATTATTAGGCAGACCTCAGCAATATGGTAATAATATTATGCATGATAGGCATCACAACGTATACACCCTAAGTGTTAATGGGAAACTTATTGTGGTGAAGTATAAAAGAGAGGAGGTGGTTTTTATGGATAGACCAAACAAGGGAAATGTCTTGACTTTTTATGAAGGTAAAGACTAAGTGAATGGTTTTACCTTAGTGCCtttaaatagttttgttgatgatattggtgattaGTTCAATGAAAGTTCAGGTGGTGTTAACAAAGTCTATAAATTTAATGGTAAAGGAATTTCCTCAATGTTTACCTTTTATACAAGATATCCAACACTAGATTGATCTTATTCAAGGTTTTTCCCTACCAAACACGCCAGTGTATAAACTCATTCCTAAGAATTCCAAAGAGTTGCAATGCTTGATGCTAGAGTAGCTAGAAAAAGGATACATTTGAGAGGGTATAAGCCTTCGTGCAATATCAACCCTTTTGGACCCAAGAAAATATGGCATATGAAACATGCGTGTGGATATTAGATATATCAAATATATCACTATTAAGTACACATACCTATTATGTACTGGAATGGTATGCTAAATCAATTAGCTGGTTCTAAAATCTTCtccaaaaatgattttaagagTTATCACCATTAGATTTTGATTAAGCCAATGAACGAGTGAAAGATCGGATTTAAGACATATGATAGATTGTATAAGTATATGATGAAGCTATTTGGACAATCCAATACACCTAGTACCTTTATACAATTTTATGTACCATATGTTGAAACTATTCATAGGAAGATTTGATAtggtgtattttgatgacatctTGATTTGCAACCTATCCTAGAAGTCATACCTGGAGCACCCATGAGCTATATTTGAGACTTTAAGGTACGAACATTGTTGGTTAACTATAAGAAATGCTTATTTTGTACTAACACTAGCATTTTTCTAgactttgttgtttttattgatgGTGTGCAAGCTTATCAAATCAAGATGATAGTTATTATGAAATGGCTCATTCCCAATATTGTTAATGATATGAGGTGTTTCATGGGTTGGCCTTTTTCTATAagcaatttatttataattttagctTTTTGATTGTACCTATCACTAAATATCTCAAATTATGTACTTTTTAGTggataaaagaatgagaaaccTACTTTTAGTTGGTGAAGTAGAAGATGACCGAAGCTCATaccattccttttttttattttgacaagtTGTTTAAAGATATTTGTGATGCCTCAAGTTTAGTTACTAAAGATGTCCTTAGCCAAGAAGGTTGTCACATGACATTATTTATTGAGAAGTTTTCAAGCTTATAGAAGACTAGTTATAGTTTAAtcattgtttaattattgaagCATTAATGACATTACTTGGTGTAAAAAGAGTTCATCCTCATTAGAGATAATAAGactatgaattatattaataaacaaTTGAAATAAAGTCATGAGCATGTTAAATAGGCATCTTAATAATACACTTTATCCTTAAGGCACCAATCTGACAGCCTCATTAAGGTAGTCAATGTGTTAAGTAAGTGGGTCATTCTCCTCACTACCATAAAGAGTTTACCATGTTTTTAATTACAAGTTATACCTAGGAGATCCTTCATATAGACAACTTTATTTTGAAATGGATATTGATAGTAATCAAAGTGAATATGTGCTTTTTAATGGCTACTTGTTTTATGGTTTATAGTTGTATGTTCTAGAATGTTCTTTTTGAGAGAATATTATTCATGATTTGCATTGTAAGGGCCACATTGAATATGATAAGCCATTAGCCTTcttcttttctaattattatCAGTCTAAATTGTTGGGTCAAGTGGCACAATTTGTGAAGAAGGGTATCATATGTCAACGGTCTAGTGACACTCTTACCAATATTGGTTTGTACACTCTATTACTCATACGAGATGCTTTTTGGTTGGATGTTAGCATTGACTTCATATTGGGTTTGCGTCATACCAATATTGGTTTGTACAGTACTCTATTACTCATACCAATATGTAAGCTTTGAATTCTATTCTAGTAATGGTGGACAAGTTTTTTaagatgacatttttttattatttatataaagattatAGATAATTCTTGGTTGCCCATCTCTACTTTAAAAAGGTGACTCGTTTACATGAGATTTCTAGTTTCATTATATATGGTTGGGATAACAAGTTTTGGAAGACTTTATGGAGGAAGTTGGAAACATAGTTGAATTTCAATAGTGTTTACCATCCTTGGATAAGTGGTTAGACTAAAGTAATGAACCAAAGTTTAGGGAATCTTCTAAGAAGCTTAGTGGAAAACAAACCAAAGTAGTAGGATTTTGCCTTGTCACAAGTTAGTTTTCCaataacaaattcaaaacccACACCATGAAACTTAGTCATTTTGAGGTTATCTATGGATTGAACCCATCAAGCGCACTTGATTTAGCACCTATTCTTTATATTAGGCGTTTGAGTGTCAAAGTCGAAGACatgaaaaattatctttgtaagGTTCATAATAAGGCCAGACAATCTATCactaacattaattttaaatacaaggTCCAAGTAGACAATCATAATATAAAAGTCATTTTTAAGGTTAGAGATTTGGTATAAGTTGTGT is part of the Populus trichocarpa isolate Nisqually-1 chromosome 7, P.trichocarpa_v4.1, whole genome shotgun sequence genome and encodes:
- the LOC7495497 gene encoding AAA-ATPase At5g17760; the protein is MYLSFNFVCSLRFLCSKFATMFSSKELTSPSSLLAAYASMAGSIMMAQSMANQFGHLIPQQIRDYLLSTLRYFFKPPSPILTLVIEESTGISRNQVYDASETYLSTKVSPTTKRLKISKTPKEKNLTINLEKGETVVDHYEGIELLWRLVFVKPEKKDPSNPFPVVAEKRWFELSFHKNHKEKILGSYMPYIIEKAKEAKEKVRVLKMHTLQSSRAYGEIKWESVNLEHPATFETLAMEPDLKNIVIEDLNRFVRRKEFYKRVGRAWKRGYLLYGPPGTGKSSLVAAMANYLRFDVYDLQLANIMRDSDLRKLLLATGNRSILVIEDIDCSVDLPDRRQVRGDGDGRKQHDVQLTLSGLLNFIDGLWSSCGDERIIIFTTNHKDRLDPALLRPGRMDMHIHMSYCTPHGFRVLASNYLGVNGYHRLFGEIEDLIENTEVTPAQVAEELMTSEDSDTALEGLVKLLKRKKLEGDELFDEGLHKGEIQKAKKQKVENKRRGSVRIKSRRKIIKRRSY